Proteins from one Mercurialis annua linkage group LG7, ddMerAnnu1.2, whole genome shotgun sequence genomic window:
- the LOC126655515 gene encoding shikimate kinase 1, chloroplastic produces MDAKLVQGVQFSTLWTDSSQFSRRNSHGSLRFSSKLKGKQRSEVVNSAKFMPLSNKHKHKFVPLEVSCSYTKASVLESGNIHASSEEYLILKNKSQAVEPYLSGRCLYLVGMMGSGKTTVGKILAQALGYTFCDCDTLIEQEVNGASVTEIFNLYGEGFFRTKETEAFKKLSGMHQMVVSTGGGAVIRPINWEYMQKGISVWLDVPLEALAKRIASVGTDSRPLLHHESGDAYTKAYRRLSAILEERGELYANAKARVSLENIAAKLGYKDVSSISPTAIAVEALEQIENILKKEEWNIALQDTGSDGL; encoded by the exons ATGGATGCCAAATTGGTGCAAGGAGTACAATTTTCAACGTTATGGACTGATTCTAGCCAGTTTTCAAGGAGAAATTCACATGGTTCGTTGCGGTTTTCGAGTAAATTGAAGGGGAAACAGAGGTCTGAAGTGGTTAATTCAGCTAAGTTTATGCCTTTGAGTAATAAACATAAGCATAAATTTGTGCCTTTGGAGGTCTCATGTTCTTATACCAAAG CTTCAGTATTGGAATCAGGAAATATCCATGCTTCTTCTGAAGAATATTTGATTTTGAAG AATAAGTCACAAGCAGTTGAGCCCTATTTAAGCGGACGTTGTTTATATCTCGTAG GAATGATGGGCTCCGGAAAAACCACTGTGGGCAAGATTCTTGCACAAGCGCTTGGATATACATTCTGCGACTG TGATACCTTAATAGAGCAGGAAGTAAATGGAGCTTCAGTAACTGAAATCTTTAACTTGTATGGAGAAGGTTTCTTCAGAACAAAAGAG ACGGAGGCCTTTAAAAAGTTGTCTGGGATGCATCAAATGGTTGTTTCTACTGGTGGAGGTGCAGTTATACGGCCCATTAACTG GGAATACATGCAAAAGGGAATAAGTGTCTGGTTGGACGTTCCTTTGGAAGCATTAGCAAAAAGGATTGCATCCGTGGGAACTGATTCTCGCCCCCTTTTACATCACGAATCAGGCGACGCATACACAAAG GCCTATAGGCGTTTGTCTGCTATACTTGAAGAGAGAGGAGAATTGTATGCAAATGCAAAGGCCAGGGTTTCTCTGGAAA ATATTGCAGCCAAACTGGGATATAAAGATGTGTCCAGTATCTCGCCAACCGCAATTGCAGTTGAG GCTCTAGAACAAATTGAGAATATCTTAAAGAAAGAGGAATGGAATATAGCATTACAAGACACTGGTTCTGATGGTTTGTGA